Sequence from the Panicum virgatum strain AP13 chromosome 5N, P.virgatum_v5, whole genome shotgun sequence genome:
CCAACCTTTCGTTCTCTACCGTTCCAATGGGCAAACCTTCTCACTTTGATGGAAATGACTATGCCTGTTAGAGCGAAGACATGCACGTGCATTTATATGGACTTAATCCACATCTTTGGACCATTGTGTGTGTTGGTGTGCTTCAACTTGGAGAAGGCGAAGTGGCTACTCCGGAACATGAGCAAGATTTGTTTCGCAATGCCCAAGCCGTGAGAGTCATTAAAAGCTCTCTTTGCACAATGGAGTACAACAACGTAAGAGGAATCATAAGTGCAAAAGAGATTTGGGAAACTCTCCAAATGTCACACGAAGGCaatgatgaagtcaaggaaggaaaGATGGATCTTCTCCAAGGAGATTTGGAAGCATTTGTCATGAAAAAGATGAAACCCTTCAACAAATGCATCATAGGCTCACTCTTCTAGTTACCGAGATTAAAACTCTTGATAGCAAAGATTGGGATGATTTCAAGGTCACTAAGAAAATACTTAGAGCATATGCACCCAAAAATCCAATGTTGGCAACCTACATTAGAGGCAAGGAATAATATAGAAAGATGAAGCCAATCAACTTGTTGAATAAGTTACAATTTCATGAGATGAATGTTCTAGATGTTGCCAAGTCAATTGGTCAAGATGAAGTCAAGACTATTGCTCTCAAGGCCGAACCAAGCAAGACGGTTGAAACAAGTGAGAAGCCGTTAAAGCAAAAGAAGAAAGTTGAGTCAAGTGATGGAGATAGCACCGATGAAGAAATAGCCATGATGATGAAAAACTTCAAGAAGTTTATGAAGAAAAGAAACTTCAAGAAAGGGATCAAACAAAGAAAATGCTATAAGTGTGGTGAAAAAGATCACTTCATAGTGGATTGTCCTCTCAATGATGACAATGAAAATAAAGACAAGAAATACAAGGGCAAGAGCAAGGACAAGAGTTATGACAAAGAGAAAAAGTACAAAGAGAAGAGCAAAGAGTACAATAAGAAGCATGGCAAGGCTCATGTTGGTGAAGAATGGGAGTCTATTGACGACTCCGACAATGAGGGCACGACATCTCTTGCCTTGCTCTCTACGTCATCGACACCAAAGCTCTTCAACAACCTctccgatgatgaagatgaaggcCCTATGTGCCTTATGGCCAAAGGGACTAAGGTATCAAACTATGCCATCCCTCCATCTTCTCCTACCTCCACGTCTAGTGAAGTAGAAAATGACTTAGAGAAAGAAGAGACCCAACTCAAAGAAAACATGATAAAGAAGTTTGGAAAACTAGGTtataaacaaattaaaaaactTATGGAGAAAttagagaaaaagaaatagattcTTAGAGAacaagaagaattgctcatccTTGAGAAGGAGAGAAATCTTGTTCTAGAAGAATCTTTAGCCAAGAAAAAAGATAAGGTTGAGAAATTGGCAATGGACTTGTCTCTTGCCAATAACTCAAATGTGAGGATGTCAAAGGATCATGCCTTGGCAAATGATTCACTTGCTAGGTTAAAGAATGCTTATAGTGAGCTTCAAGAGAGGCAATCACGCCTTGCAGATATATACAAAAATCTTGAAGTGAACCATAGCACTCTTTGGGAGAGTACCAAGTCTAATTCCAAAGCTACTATTGACTCTAATGCCTCCACTAGCAAAGGGTTCTCTAAATGTCATAATCATGATATAAATGCTTGTGTTACTAACCTTGCAAAGCTAGAAGAAGCAATCAAGGCCAAAGATGCTCAAATCTACAAGTTGAACATGCTAGTTGGAAAGGGAAACCTTAAGCCAAAGAATGATTTTGAGTCACACCCGGCTTATAACATGGCTCAAAGGTTTCCAAGCATTTATGATAGACTTGGCCACACAAGAGGAAACAATACAAATTGTTCTAAGATTGTGAATGGCAAGTCCATCCCACGTTGGAAGAAAGGagcaaatcttgatgatttAATGCACATGGCTCACCATGGCACAAAGATGAGTGTTGACCAAGATAAGAACAAGGTTGAGAACACAACGAAAGTCAACATAACCAACAAGAATGTGTCACCTCCCATATCACGCAACTACACTATTGACTACACCGTGATGATTCAAAATGGGAAGATGGTGGTCAAGTACATTGGTGCTCACACAAAAAGGTTGAGGAATGTTTGGGTGCTCAAGATGGCCTATACTAACCTCCAAGGACCCAAACAAGTTTGGATACCTAAAACTTGAGCCTTACTTTGTTTTGTAGGCATACTCCTCCGGTGGAAGTGCATGGTTGATTGATAGTGGTTGTTCAAATCATATAACCGGGGAGAAGGACTTGTTCACTTCATTGCAAACAGATGATATACCCAAAGAAACTATTGTCTTTAGAGACAATAGTAAAGGATAAGTAATTGGTTTGGGTAAAATTGCTCTTACTCATAATAATTCAATTAATGATGTTTATTGGGTTGCAAAGTTGGGAtactgttggcactccttaagtacccattttattccttgtttatccttgataattgcatgaatttaatatcaaaatcactaaccgtcctaaccacggcctaattattggtcattttcacatttgcacatatattttggaggaacttcattttttgcaggttttttacctattttggagcatgaaatgacgaggcccgtgatcgagcgctaacacggaaaaagacgaaggccaaagcctaaAGGaaagaccaaagcccatgttgattcgaagtccactcatgcacatccatcctccaagggagcccaaaggaccaagcccacgaagatgagatcaagatacttcgggattaagcaaagcaaatgaagatttaaggaagggttccctatcctatcctttcctcgacgatatctccaagataacaacgtccaaaggggtgcaatcgtgaaggacataaactctagaagatgcgaggagtctacatgcgaaagaggagaccgaggcgaccccgaaagagggtaggccggccggcctaggcccatgaggccggccggcctagcccatttccgaggcggttcggcctccccttcgaccggtggcttcctcggttTATAAATaactcgcaccttattcaactcggggaatcaatccacccagaactcgacgaaaaccttgggccaagaccggaggaggctgacggccgccgcgagtcttcgagggtacctaggagatgtcttaggccacccctagccgccatggcctccctgcgaggttgagccatggtggagttcgggagtcatccccaacattcgtcggggtatgtacacacacgatggtgatatcaatctactctttattctagttgtctcgactttggtctacttcaatgcatgctttctttctcatatgtgatgcatccatatgttcatagtaagattagatctattcgtggtgattagtctatatcttgcagatacattgaggtagcgtgttttagctagttggttgattaccccggtgtggtgacagcatggcagaggaaaaaattctagcgacgacatgatgaggaataggatcgatggcgagtaccatgggagtcgttgcgcggccaccaagaggggGAGCTTCGActaagagcacttggtgggcgtttggggtaaagctttgggaaaccttaggcgtcgacacgAACCTCTCACcggtgaccttgggaaagtaggccgcttgcgagccgcctttctgagatATGATTTCGtatacctttagttgagatgcaatctatgttttgatcacctttttgactagaactgtacctagagacgataggccctagctccttggttgtgttatctcatctacggttgtgggtgtgatgaacacttatgcttcattcatatctatcaagtgttcagtttatatacaatcttcgcttcatgtttaggataggttcgatacattagatggtaaactctagtcggttcgcttctgatccacggattgataaacatTGGGGAAGTACGCTAAGGAAAAAGCTATCACGATCTGTGcacttgcggtacataaattggggctctaaggagtgtcaacaagcttttctggtgcCATtaccggggatcggcaactcgaaccctagagAGATCTATCTATCTTTTGGGGCTAACCCTAATttcattattgcatatatcctgtgtttcttgtttgtgtccatgaatgtaGTTAAAACCCTAAACACAAagtgattgagaagttctcaacgtccgtactttgacaagtccaatgtcactcaagcaagttgatggctacatgaagacccgctctttagtggtaggtgctaacttttgttagtggcccagcatccacTATCGAGCCCACACTCAAAACAAGTAAAGATGAAAAAGGTAtgtcaccgtgtcaactttggctaatgtctcttggagatttctttgtccaagccataggtgatgaagcatgcccaaaaagaaaatcgtgcgatcggatcatcatcatctccaaagtactgctgttgtgatgagattttcgtccatgatcagagaagtaccatgagagaaAATTGTTTATTGTAAAGCTCCATCAAGccttctttccaacgcatcaagaatcgtgaattttggagatcggtgtgaagagttatggtaaaatcttacaacgctgcgcgttctgaaatgtctcgggacagagcgcagtgccggagtaaaacgaccataacttcttcatccggagtccgttgggatcaatgaccactcgttgaaaaggtaatttcataaggctttccatggagtagaattttggtacatgttctgtgcaggatgatcaaggaattcaatgaagaagaggcagcaacaaacaatggagaaagtgatgacgatgtcgcaagatgtttggaggaccttgtgcacaaaagttgataatttgaagttgaccaatgctggaggcaacaagattagaggaaccatgatgccacccatcttctccatgggatgctcaagaagcttctagtcgagtacaatcaaagaaagagaccactctgatcatcgacacaaagcacgggagcctccttcgatcctgaCATCTTAGGCAAatcaagaaccatggagacataccattggagccatgctactcactggtgaatcaatggtgatgaccttgaagccaaggatgcacaacaagacgctccgatgaccacaagatcaagattattgacatcttcggatcgattcataagaagtcattgttatcatcaatattctactcaacctcagaagaaaattgcagtatatttttagatattcaaaagccccatgaagtttcggttccaacgaatcaagaatgaagtcaatcgaagtttcccacaagaagttatggccaaaacatcgaaggtcgtgcactctgaaattttctggacagcacgcagcgctaaagtaaaacggtcataactctctcgtttggactcctttaaagcgaatgaccacttgttggaaaggtaattttataaacttttcaatagagctatattttggtatatgttctattcTGGATGTAGGGGAAAATCTACGAAGGAGAGGCGAAGAGCAACATGACGAGAACAAGGTAAAGGAGATaaggatgacaacaatgaagaggagcttgggctgtggtttcatcaagcgtacatgatcgAATTCAGAAGCTCAGGACAAAATAAGGGCCTTAAGGACATTGGCAAAGGAAGGCACGAGTGACAACATTCAACGCATGAAGATGTTAAGAGCGAACCACGATGGATTACGAAAGGCGACATCAATACAAGCTGCATGGACAATTCGAATTCTCgcacgaaggaccatggcttcacatcaatgagaaagtatgtgagaaagtcaatctctatgactttaaatgaagcgctttgcgggaggcaacccgttcattttatttatatatatatatatatattaatatgaccgtctacattgcactttTTAATCGGAATAttaagtaacattgtaccattgctctaacaaaaaccacaacttcatgttgttctttctaaatgttattgagggagcactttgttatttgatcttgggaaacttgtagacctttttgtgtgcctattagtcttttgagtctttttctttgtgtctttttagagagatttatgaagcattgcaccaccctttgattttAAACTtctggctagttaacttaggctaacttttgttttgttttagaccacctcatcatgtcatataattttgttcacccaccccgtgttgcattgcataccatattgtttgtctcacccttgcattgcattgcatgttgcatttaaaaaaactttttctaaaacattgactagcctcgcttttgagatcctaaaacccttaggaaatccactcatagagcaagttatgtttttctttcaaaaaaaatctaacttttgtttctctctagtttttttataaACCACCCTatatagaatttctatacccaacactctctcttcaaaatttttgttttaagccaaaaatataggaaactcataaacctacttctaaaaccttgttagctcggttgcttggtccttttcgataaataacattttcattcacaaaagcctcacttcttatgaagtgtcgcgaaggctttttgtcactcttagcaattgtttttgaataagctagttgcggaacgacatcgaaaggtcctttcaaccttgctaacacttgtttttgctaactttgcatttgcactttgcatccattccattgttcatgccctcattttgctagtttggtctcaatcttattgatgtatgctttcctatccatgtaattcTTATCacgatagcatttaccttttgcaatcttgtgtaaacgtggtgtttaaacttgtttgcggacctccatctttaagctcttttgaccaagatagcaatccattttcctctcattcgcatacacacacctcccacttgcattcacatacacccattaggtttaattttcactagactaattatgccacaagttaagtatcttaggggatgtttttggtttgttggcgattgtttctactcccaactgtcaccttgggggtagattgtgcacttgaattgttttgcaggcatgacaaagcgttcccatgaattcgtgatcaaagaagaaatcaatttCACCAAcacctccaaagttcgagagcaagtcccgctgttttcatcaaattgtgCACATGGAAAGagacgtacaaggaagaaaaatttgatattcagaagctccatgaaattcccattccaatgcatccaagatcaatgaatttgaagacccgtacaaggagatatggcaagaacattggacgttgcgcattctgaaattcgtcgggacagattgcagcgctgggataaatgGACATaagtctcttgttcggaatcaattttgggtgaatgaggactcgttggaaaggaaaattcatgcacttcgcaatggagcaatatttcaatacatgttctgttctgaaaattgaaagaaaaatttgtgaagatgaggcagcaatgggagaacgaggaattgaaggaggcgacgacgatgtgaagcagtgattgggaccatgacttagtataagaagaagttgaaggaaattgaggcaacaaaggtgaagacacattgaagatgatattcatacacatgagggaaggacttcaagaattgtaagatggtccatcttctccttccacgcctagcatcatgctaagcatgggggaggatttcgtggacaaagaagaaagatctcatggagtaagataatcacggttgccacaaggtgctcatgattctttttccatgcttaccacaatgcttaagtatgggggaggccgcgctacacttcattacgagcatcgagaaggacggtaattcttcctcaactctctctttttctaaatgcttgtacatatatgccttcaaccacagatgcaacctttgtttatctctccctataataacatggctactaggagtacaacctagatttgtttttgttttcaatgaatgataaccaccatcaccttgagctcaccacgatgatattcttatatgctcttgctaatggaaaagtgatgaaagttgctgctttgttttacctacgctatgttgtatatgatttgaccatttgctctcaattaaatggaattaaaatgattaaaataCCGGcttttttatttgtggaggttaaatgactaaattctagacccacatattctatgttgctctttgatttaagtctaccgatgaccttacaccttgtgttgtttaatttgaaaacttaattcctatgctatctatatttgtgaatctcttgcaaagttctacctatcaaagcctatacatacatattctttcatgatgaaacctttatattgcaaacttatattttgatgagttggattaagattgatttctttggtatgagactaagaagctggtcattccgtttttttgtgtaaccttctttttgctagcctatttatccatgcattgtgagtttctacttcggcaattttgcaaacctcgctggatatccaccctaaaccaaaaatatctttttgtgattacctccttgaccacaacccaatttgagta
This genomic interval carries:
- the LOC120674620 gene encoding uncharacterized protein LOC120674620; protein product: MKPINLLNKLQFHEMNVLDVAKSIGQDEVKTIALKAEPSKTVETSEKPLKQKKKVESSDGDSTDEEIAMMMKNFKKFMKKRNFKKGIKQRKCYKCGEKDHFIVDCPLNDDNENKDKKYKGKSKDKSYDKEKKYKEKSKEYNKKHGKAHVGEEWESIDDSDNEGTTSLALLSTSSTPKLFNNLSDDEDEGPMCLMAKGTKERNLVLEESLAKKKDKVEKLAMDLSLANNSNVRMSKDHALANDSLARLKNAYSELQERQSRLADIYKNLEVNHSTLWESTKSNSKATIDSNASTSKGFSKCHNHDINACVTNLAKLEEAIKAKDAQIYKLNMLVGKGNLKPKNDFESHPAYNMAQRFPSIYDRLGHTRGNNTNCSKIVNGKSIPRWKKGANLDDLMHMAHHGTKMSVDQDKNKVENTTKVNITNKNVSPPISRNYTIDYTVMIQNGKMVVKYIGAHTKRLRNAYSSGGSAWLIDSGCSNHITGEKDLFTSLQTDDIPKETIVFRDNSKG